The Alosa sapidissima isolate fAloSap1 chromosome 5, fAloSap1.pri, whole genome shotgun sequence genome has a window encoding:
- the znhit2 gene encoding zinc finger HIT domain-containing protein 2, whose translation MDCIVRRKLPSRVRSMLTDIRPREQEHLEEETEPELVDKDGLVLPGRGAIDTSDLLTPAVKNDTDGSAQQVCGLCLSKPYCYTCPRCNIMYCSLACYRSPAHSGCSEEFYKESVLEELKNTGLTEKEGREKMQEILLRVRKNEGELEHITEELGEEAEPSGTEALELLSRLAEIQTSGEENTEEIQKILLRLRDIDEGADGSREDDLTEEEGDQDLADKLAGLDIDSLSEEELWALLSRQDREKFQALVKGCAIGGLIPIWRPWWEIHDEPKEVLLEVMSEDSTHNLDEKAGNVPKGNGVNKVKVEEGKGAQVERTECVTAQEKAEQTKEAAQEKQVSESRKTNKQKNKGDQIEVLKEHKNKPNSNVPPVNISKIPALHSLTKNPSPLLGYTLINVLYGYTFSLCLFNGDISEEEMLQDFCRAVLAISDGLSTNRVLSSLHESLDAAVTAVSTAGYFDREDPRAPARAVEAVAHVLTGQSGRDSIGYSLAALSELRGAMSKVRGLLSKEGNGAEPRKKYFQAMKKCEFLQAWAKENSQAVDMLAAGVWREHLRREGERRVLEEDKKGVEKSRKKGRGTLIEEVN comes from the coding sequence ATGGATTGCATTGTAAGACGAAAACTACCGTCGCGTGTACGGTCAATGTTAACTGACATCAGACCACGGGAGCAAGAGCATCTGGAAGAAGAGACAGAGCCAGAACTTGTTGACAAGGATGGACTTGTGCTTCCAGGAAGAGGCGCAATAGACACAAGCGACCTTTTGACCCCAGCTGTGAAGAATGACACTGATGGATCCGCTCAGCAAGTGTGTGGCTTGTGCTTATCCAAGCCATACTGTTACACCTGCCCGCGGTGCAACATAATGTACTGCAGCTTGGCTTGCTATCGAAGCCCAGCCCACTCCGGATGTTCAGAGGAATTCTATAAGGAGTCTGTGCTCGAGGAGTTGAAAAATACAGGGCTGACTGAGAAAGAGGGCAGGGAGAAGATGCAGGAGATTCTGCTCAGGGTTAGAAAGAACGAGGGAGAGCTGGAGCACATTACAGAAGAACTAGGAGAGGAGGCAGAACCCAGTGGGACTGAGGCCCTGGAGCTTCTCTCTCGGCTGGCAGAGATTCAGACAAGCGGAGAAGAGAACACAGAGGAGATTCAGAAGATACTCTTAAGACTCCGAGACATTGACGAAGGTGCGGATGGGTCAAGAGAGGATGACCTcacagaggaggaaggagatcAAGACTTGGCAGATAAGTTAGCTGGCCTTGATATTGACTCACTGTCAGAAGAGGAACTGTGGGCTTTGTTGAGTCGCCAGGATAGAGAGAAATTTCAGGCATTAGTGAAAGGATGTGCCATCGGAGGATTGATACCCATCTGGAGGCCTTGGTGGGAGATCCATGACGAACCGAAAGAAGTGCTTCTTGAGGTCATGAGTGAGGATTCAACTCACAATCTGGATGAGAAGGCAGGGAATGTTCCAAAAGGGAATGGTGTGAACAAGGTCAAAGTTGAAGAAGGAAAAGGAGCACAGGTGGAAAGGACTGAGTGTGTGACTGCTCAGGAAAAGGCTGAACAGACTAAAGAGGCAGCTCAAGAAAAACAAGTGAGTGAAAgtagaaaaacaaacaagcaaaaaaatAAGGGAGATCAAATTGAAGTCTTGAAAGAACACAAAAATAAACCTAATAGTAATGTACCACCTGTGAATATCAGTAAGATTCCAGCACTTCACTCCCTTACTAAAAACCCCTCTCCTTTACTGGGCTACACTCTCATCAATGTACTGTATGGCTACACATTCTCCCTGTGCCTTTTTAATGGCGATATCTCTGAGGAGGAGATGCTGCAGGACTTCTGTCGGGCCGTGTTGGCCATCTCTGATGGCTTATCCACAAACAGGGTGTTAAGCTCCCTCCATGAGTCTCTGGATGCCGCAGTGACGGCAGTGTCAACCGCTGGCTACTTTGACCGCGAGGACCCGCGGGCACCAGCCCGAGCCGTGGAAGCTGTGGCCCATGTCCTGACCGGGCAGAGTGGCAGAGACTCCATCGGGTACTCCCTGGCTGCTCTGTCAGAGCTCCGTGGAGCTATGTCCAAAGTGAGAGGGCTCTTGTCCAAAGAGGGAAACGGTGCTGAACCCAGGAAGAAGTATTTCCAAGCAATGAAAAAGTGCGAGTTCCTGCAGGCGTGGGCAAAGGAGAACTCTCAGGCAGTGGACATGCttgctgctggtgtgtggagggagcatttgaggagagagggtgagagaaggGTTTTGGAGGAGGACAAGAAAGGTGTGGAGAAGAGCAGGAAGAAGGGAAGAGGAACTCTGATAGAGGAGGTTAATTAA
- the tm7sf2 gene encoding delta(14)-sterol reductase TM7SF2 — protein MKSSKQKSPHTTEREFGGTLGATCIPVFLPLTVLYLLSVCRSPTASVLQWPPPLPHATFLWDPVALMIVLGWMVLQSFLYLLPIGKVSEGLVLRDGSRLKYPINGYYALCCSAVLIGLGLLLDMPLAYLFELIIPLAVAAIAVSYLLALYLYIRSFWAPAHALALGGNTGNPMYDFFIGRELNPRIAGFDLKYFCELRPGLIGWVVLNLGMLLKEMELRGSPSLAMLLVNGFQLLYVTDALWNEEAVLTTMDIVHDGFGFMLAFGDLTWVPFTYGLQAIFLVAHPQSLSPLGAAGIVLLNGLGYYIFRKSNSQKNQFRRDPTHQTVAKLETIATATGKRLLVSGWWGFVRHPNYLGDILMALAWSLPCGFSHILPYFYIIYFTILLIHREARDERQCRAKYGLAWDTYCKRVPYRIIPYVY, from the exons ATGAAGTCGAGCAAACAGAAATCGCCGCACACGACTGAGAGGGAATTTGGTGGAACTCTGG GAGCCACCTGCATCCCCGTGTTCCTGCCCCTCACGGTGCTCTACCTCCTGAGTGTGTGCCGCTCACCCACAGCCAGTGTGCTGCAGTGGCCTCCTCCCCTTCCACACGCAACCTTTCTGTGGGATCCCGTGGCTCTAATGATTGTACTTGGCTGGATGGTCCTTCAGAGCTTCCTTTATCTTTTACCCATTGGAAAG GTATCTGAGGGATTAGTGCTTAGAGATGGTTCCAGACTGAAGTATCCCATTAACG GTTACTACGCCTTGTGCTGCAGCGCTGTGCTCATCGGTCTGGGCCTTTTGCTGGACATGCCCCTGGCGTATCTCTTTGAGCTGATCATCCCTCTGGCTGTGGCTGCGATCGCAGTGTCATACCTGCTCGCCCTTTACCTGTACATCAGGTCTTTCTGGGCACCTGCTCATGCTTTGGCCCTGGGTGGCAACACAG GGAATCCAATGTATGATTTCTTTATTGGACGTGAACTGAATCCTCGCATTGCTGGATTTGACCTTAAGTACTTTTGTGAACTCCGCCCTGGTTTGATTGGCTGG GTGGTACTAAATCTGGGAATGTTACTGAAAGAGATGGAACTGAGGGGATCTCCATCTCTTGCCATGCTACTGGTCAACGGCTTTCAGCTGCTCTATGTCACTGATGCACTGTGGAATGAG GAAGCAGTTCTGACGACCATGGACATAGTTCATGATGGGTTTGGTTTCATGCTGGCCTTTGGGGACCTGACCTGGGTGCCATTCACTTATGGACTGCAGGCCATTTTCCTGGTGGCACATCCACAGTCTCTCAGTCCACTGGGAGCAGCAGGAATAGTGCTTCTAAATG GACTTGGCTATTACATCTTCAGGAAGTCAAACTCCCAGAAAAATCAATTCCGACGTGACCCCACCCATCAAACTGTGGCAA AACTGGAGACCATTGCCACAGCAACAGGGAAGCGGCTGTTGGTTTCAGGTTGGTGGGGGTTCGTCCGGCATCCAAACTATCTAGGCGATATTCTCATGGCCTTGGCATGGTCACTTCCATGTG GGTTCTCACACATCCTCCCATATTTCTACATCATTTACTTCACCATCCTGCTCATCCACCGAGAGGCTAGAGATGAGAGGCAGTGCAGGGCCAAGTATGGCTTGGCCTGGGATACATACTGCAAAAGAGTTCCTTACAGGATCATCCCCTATGTGTACTAA
- the LOC121709909 gene encoding ubiquinol-cytochrome-c reductase complex assembly factor 3: MSSMRTILTSTALVGALGIGYAMWSVISPSEGRKKELLKHLPEANRVNMDETRRRNAQLMQVLKEASENPDNIARGFPPPKN; encoded by the exons ATGAGTAGTATGCGAACAATTTTAACTTCTACAGCACTTGTTGGTGCTCTCGGTATTGGTTACGCAATGTGGTCTGTTATATCGCCATcggaaggaagaaaaaaagagctATTGAAG CATCTTCCCGAAGCAAACCGTGTGAATATGGATGAGACTCGGAGACGGAACGCTCAGTTGATGCAGGTGTTAAAAGAAGCGTCTGAGAACCCTGATAACATTGCACGTGGATTCCCGCCTCCAAAGAATTGA
- the mrpl49 gene encoding mitochondrial ribosomal protein L49 has translation MAASIRNMNLTICRIVRVFSQTRHLANIVTAVQTDPRSDDQKSTGLIESTEEYAFVERLIPSSRVPKPPKHDGPTPSGWTPPSEVPPDLPYMIRRSRMHNVPVYTDIKHGSQKSTVVRKVEGDIWALEKDMKDYLMEVTGRVLPTQVNEVTGSIRVKGHFDKELKEWLLSKGF, from the exons ATGGCGGCCTCCATAAGAAACATGAATCTGACAATATGCAGAATTGTCAGAGTTTTCAGCCAAACCAGGCACTTGGCAAACATCGTAACAGCGGTACAG ACTGACCCTAGGTCTGATGATCAGAAGTCGACTGGTCTAATTGAGTCTACAGAAGAGTATGCATTTGTTGAGAGGTTAATTCCTTCCTCTCGTGTTCCTAAACCTCCTAAACATGATGGTCCTACTCCTTCTGGCTGGACTCCACCATCAG AGGTTCCTCCTGACTTGCCATACATGATCCGGCGCTCTCGCATGCATAACGTACCAGTCTACACAGACATCAAACACGGGAGTCAAAAGTCTACAGTTGTGCGTAAGGTGGAAGGTGACATTTGG GCACTCGAGAAGGATATGAAAGACTACCTGATGGAGGTTACTGGAAGAGTTCTACCTACACAAGTAAATGAAGTGACCGGGAGCATTAGAGTGAAGGGCCATTTTGATAAAGAACTTAAGGAATGGTTGCTAAGCAAAGGTTTTTAA